In Dermatophagoides farinae isolate YC_2012a chromosome 9, ASM2471394v1, whole genome shotgun sequence, a genomic segment contains:
- the pros gene encoding homeobox protein prospero isoform X2, translating into MNRLASGEQVLNPFNHHRLSIANNVTNFTNSSPYASWIRPTTRSVLKHHHHQQQQQQQQPHNSFPLDSSSSIRNIVMPHHQNLHHHSGHHHQSSAAGSASSSLASSSSSSSLASNNNNKPVKMKRTRQRVDAGEPRNSYASIANFSSRGGYHGYNNHKYGSNSNNSGNHHHHHQQHHHHNQRMSNEASSAASNGNNLHANRLAGNSGSNNHNLNYHSMSDVAAMSQHHHQMSDMATSHHHHPSYNSGVCGNSNARKSVLRDSSSFYPGHRSSCATTDAIMEHQATLFQQLCQQSPMAAFMSANHHTPTPQTPMTTAAPGSNKSPPFPSSINTKFAGGQQHPSTTSSTTMMAAADQFNTTGTGYNQAAAFLTQLQSSMNPNNDNNMAMAANFLNNLQANEIAAAAAMANSSLFNANNVAAAAAFDAQLLRDILESGAAAAAAAAAAAVSTANNNITTNSLVAMQSNVESKDKTQLASSNEQSLHSSKHSYPLSTTNDASELNKSSRNGSVSTGNKHRFSVDDLDGCARNLLFDYIADPNINSINLMEQSCLGTSSTPSSTTIHDEHAINNDPTAAAAAGGGSEEKNRQRTDDDDQLAKQVDHQSHEANDYAVVYDDDPVKQAESSHTENNNDPKMIRATSLAESSGIDDNNNDDDDDDDDDDCRSEVVVTPTTADDDIERDGNLVKEERRITRGRPPLHSLHSNAVVTLSQQQTRSNQCTTTTVNNNSSLGSTSSSSTSSSSSSPSAEETISLDRFSSLSANRKQQQRDSNCDQDVVNDDYIENIQNNSIDRSNENLCSNMLLETVPNTNTTVTSINNRLRSQPMMKSDIDDDDDVETANGGHHPGGDDSNNKATTVTQSSMTTTNGPSAGIIINGCKKRKLYQPQQSSKMLNTSNGSIDTEDDMEDDDVGDGDVLDDDDDDDDDGDGDGDDDEEANSNKRRRRSLIGVEDITAGGATEAELDDEGYDESGIHQEQQHQQSLRQRPRSIEQQQKSSESNVNINNKELDLSSNNNININNNHNNNESQAVTGMTTTGRTLNNMNMENAQNSSSSASSKRARISDYERDLSKFQQQLFQKYTALQLYQQQQQSKANQSTNGRSSSTPSYNNNNPQRSSPVTNVMMMNTMMSMNNNNDNNNHSDCDMMQMFAAAAAADSFGGHISPSSSSHGQQQQQQLSTVSEKFCKIYDMDLFVETVTSQVIQSMTRIVANSIRSQLEAQQQQTQQQNHQRSSLKDQNHTTVPKLGATTDLLAQMLDAKYSRQIKMATSPNNNGHHKNGRDTAGSPFVMAAAASSLETSPINKPSSFVYPPNAGGYYGKQASGVYGRDTPVMMVNMNGVRDTTPASSASNVYGGRVVDTTAAVSPVMAAEQTEAISLVVGPAKKRRNKVTDSRLPVRTPTRITRNVNDDHIRETSSVSPPILTNYPAAAATANSLPVSLASLQHASEFFDPTTAAATINTSAKTFPFAEQAAAARLAGTLFNVDDVDQLKNSLTASTNGSSMNGAATGTDAVANAVAAAATAHHLRMFVASRASPDSMSGGYAGAVLSSYGRGSGTGSENGGDGSETNDTQSIYDPSMPMTSTLSPMHLRKAKLMFFYVRYPSSSILKMFFPDIKFNKNNTAQLVKWFSNFREFYYIQMEKYARQALSEGIKSADDLHVTDDCELLRVLNLHYNRSNHIAIPENFRSVSETTLREFFKSLQQNKDTEQSWKKAIYKIIARLDDNVPEYFKNPNFMEQLE; encoded by the exons ATGAATCGTTTGGCTAGTGGTGAACAAGTGTTGAatccattcaatcatcatagatTGTCCATAGCCAACAACGTAACAAATTTTACAAACAGTTCACCGTACGCCTCTTGGATCCGTCCAACAACCCGAAGTGTCcttaaacatcatcatcatcaacaacaacaacaacaacagcagccgCACAACAGTTTCCCATTggattcatcgtcatcaatacGAAATATCGTTATGCCTCATCACCAGaatctacatcatcatagtgGACATCATCACCAGTCTTCGGCGGCCGGTTCAGCATCCTCATCATTggcttcatcatcttcatcatcttcgttagcatcgaacaataataataaaccggtcaaaatgaaacgaaCTCGACAACGTGTCGATGCTGGTGAACCACGTAATAGCTATGCTAGTATAGCCAATTTCTCATCACGCGGTGGTTACCAtggttataataatcataaatatggatccaacagcaacaacagtggtaaccatcaccaccatcatcaacaacatcaccatcataatcagCGAATGTCGAATGAAGCATCTTCAGCCGCATCAAATGGAAACAATCTTCATGCGAATCGTCTAGCTGGTAACAGTGGCAGCAATAATCACAATctcaattatcattcaatgtcCGATGTTGCCGCTATGAgccagcatcatcatcaaatgtcaGATATGGCTACATCACATCACCACCATCCATCATACAACAGTGGTGTTTGTGGCAATAGTAATGCTAGGAAAAGTGTGCTCagagattcatcatcattttaccCTGGCCACCGATCATCGTGTGCCACCACCGATGCAATCATGGAACATCAAGCCACTTTGTTTCAGCAATTATGTCAACAGAGTCCAATGGCTGCATTCATGTCGGCAAATCATCATACACCAACACCACAAACGCCGATGACCACAGCAGCACCAGGGTCAAATAAATCTCCACCATTTCCCTCATCTATCAACACCAAGTTTGCCGGTGGGCAACAACATCCTTCAACTACATCgtcaacaacgatgatggcGGCTGCAGATCAATTCAACACTACCGGTACTGGCTATAATCAAGCGGCTGCATTTCTAACGCAATTACAATCGTCAATGAATCCcaacaatgataacaatATGGCCATGGCAGCCAATTTCTTGAACAATCTACAGGCAAATGAAAttgcagcagcagccgctATGGCTAATTCCTCTTTGTTTAATGCAAATAATGTGGCTGCGGCTGCCGCTTTCGATGCTCAATTATTACGAGATATCCTCGAAAGTGGAGCTGCAGCCGCtgccgctgctgctgctgctgcagtTTCTACAGCGAATAACAACATCACTACGAATAGCCTGGTTGCAATGCAATCGAATGTAGAATCGAAAGATAAAACACAACTAGCGTCCAGCAATGAGCAATCACTACATTCATCCAAACATTCTTATCCATTGTCAACAACCAACGATGCTAGTGAACTGAACAAATCATCTCGTAATGGCTCTGTATCGACCGGAAATAAACACAGATTCAGTGTCGACGATCTAGATGGCTGTGCGAGAAACcttttatttgattatataGCCGATCCAAATATTAATTCGATCAATCTGATGGAACAATCTTGTCTTGGAACCTCATCGACcccatcatcaacgacaatcCACGATGAACACGCGATCAACAATGAtcctactgctgctgctgctgctggtggtggttcgGAAGAAAAGAATCGTCAACGAACAGACGACGACGATCAGCTAGCCAAGCAAGTGGATCACCAAAGCCATGAGGCCAATGATTATGCTGTTGTCTACGACGACGATCCAGTTAAGCAAGCCGAATCATCACATActgagaataataatgatcctAAGATGATAAGAGCTACAAGTCTTGCCGAAAGTAGTGGtattgatgacaacaacaacgacgacgacgatgatgatgatgatgatgattgtcgtaGTGAAGTGGTGGTTACACCAACAACagccgatgatgatatcgaacGGGACGGAAATCTGGTTAAGGAGGAGCGACGTATAACTCGTGGTCGACCTCCGTTACATTCATTACACAGCAATGCTGTTGTAACACTGTCACAACAGCAAACACGATCCAATCAATGTACGACGACAAcagtgaacaacaacagtagcTTAGGATCGACCTCctcttcatcaacatcatcatcgtcgtcatctcCATCGGCTGAGGAAACTATTTCTTTAG ATCGTTTTTCATCTTTGTCGGCAAACCGtaaacagcaacaacgagATTCGAATTGTGACCAAGACGTCGTCAACGACGATTACATAGAAAACATCCAAAATAATTCGATTGATCGTTCAAACGAAAACTTGTGTTCGAATATGCTATTGGAAACGGTGCCCAACACCAACACTACAGTAACCAGCATCAATAATCGACTAAGAAGTCAGCCAATGATGAAATccgatattgatgatgatgatgatgttgaaaccGCTAATGGTGGACATCATCCTGGTGGTGatgacagcaacaacaaagcCACCACAGttacacaatcatcaatgaccaCAACTAATGGACCTTCGGCaggtatcatcatcaatggttgCAAGAAACGCAAACTATATCAACCACAACAATCGAGCAAAATGCTCAACACAAGCAATGGCAGTATAGACACCGAAGACGATAtggaagatgatgatgtcggtgatggtgatgtacttgacgatgatgatgatgatgatgatgatggtgatggtgatggtgatgatgatgaggaagcTAATTCAAATAAACGTCGTCGACGATCATTGATCGGGGTCGAAGACATTACAGCTGGTGGTGCTACTGAAGCCGAACTAGATGATGAAGGATATGACGAGAGTGGTATACatcaagaacaacaacatcaacaatcgtTACGACAACGTCCGCGATCcatcgaacaacaacaaaagtcaAGTGAGTCAAATgtcaatattaataataaagaattgGATCTTTCATCCAATAACAACattaacatcaacaacaaccacaacaataaTGAGTCGCAAGCAGTCACTGGCATGACTACTACCGGACGTACATTGAACAATATGAACATGGAAAATGCACAGAATTCTTCATCGTCAGCAAGTAGTAAACGAGCTCGTATTTCGGATTATGAACGAGATTTGAgcaaatttcaacaacaactttttcaaaaatatacAGCCCTTCAACtctatcaacaacaacaacaatcaaaagcCAATCAATCGACAAATGGCCGATCGTCGTCAACGCcgtcatataataataataatccacaGCGTTCTAGTCCGGTTACCaatgtcatgatgatgaacacaaTGATgtcaatgaacaacaacaatgataataataaccacaGTGATTGTGATATGATGCAAATGTTTGCGGCTGCTGCAGCAGCAGATTCTTTTGGTGGTCAcatttcaccatcatcatcatcacatggacaacaacaacaacaacaattatcaacggtttcagaaaaattttgcaaAATTTACGATATGGATCTATTTGTGGAAACAGTCACATCACAAGTGATACAATCAATGACAAGAATTGTCGCCAATTCAATCCGATCACAATTGGAAgctcaacaacagcaaacacaacaacagaatcatcAGCGATCATCGTTAAAAGATCAAAATCATACTACAGTCCCCAAACTAGGAGCCACCACCGATCTTTTGGCTCAGATGTTAGACGCTAAATATTCACgtcaaatcaaaatggctACATCTCCCAACAACAATGGTCATCATAAGAATGGCCGTGATACAGCCGGTAGTCCGTTTGTGATGGCAGCCGctgcatcatcattggaaacTTCACCAATCAACAAACCATCATCGTTTGTGTATCCACCAAACGCTGGTGGATATTACGGCAAACAAGCAAGCGGTGTTTATGGTCGTGATACTCCAGTCATGATGGTCAATATGAACGGAGTTCGCGATACGACTCCCGCGTCATCAGCGTCCAACGTTTATGGTGGCCGAGTGGTGGATACAACTGCAGCTGTCTCACCGGTAATGGCCGCCGAACAAACCGAAGCCATTTCATTGGTGGTAGGACCAGCCAAAAAACGTCGAAACAAAGTTACCGATTCACGATTGCCAGTCCGTACACCTACCCGGATCACGCGTAACGTGAATGATGACCATATACGAGAAACATCGTCCGTAAGTCCACCCATATTGACCAATTATCCAGCCGCAGCTGCCACGGCCAACTCTTTACCGGTATCATTGGCTAGTCTTCAACATGCAAGCGAATTTTTCGATCCAACCACAGCGGCGGCCACTATCAATACGAGTGCAAAGACATTTCCGTTTGCTGAACAGGCAGCTGCTGCCCGTCTTGCTGGAACATTGTTCAATGTGGACGACGTTGATCAACTGAAAAACAGTCTGACTGCTTCGACCAATGGTTCTTCAATGAATGGTGCAGCTACCGGAACCGATGCCGTCGCTAATGCAGTAGCGGCAGCCGCTACTGCTCACCATTTACGTATGTTTGTCGCTAGTCGAGCTTCACCCGATTCGATGAGTGGTGGTTACGCTGGAGCAGTACTCAGTTCGTATGGTCGTGGTAGTGGAACCGGCAGTGaaaatggtggtgatggttcCGAAACAAATGATACACAATCCATCTATGATCCATCGATGCCAATG ACTAGTACTTTATCCCCTATGCATCTTAGGAAAGCCAAACTCATGTTTTTCTATGTCCGTTATCCCAGTTCATCGATactgaaaatgtttttcccagacatcaaattcaacaagaacaacaccGCACAATTGGTCAAATGGTTCTCCAATTTCCG CGAGTTTTACTACATTCAAATGGAGAAATACGCACGACAAGCATTGAGTGAAGGTATCAAAAGTGCCGATGATCTTCATGTCACTGATGATTGTGAATTATTACGTGTTCTGAACCTTCATTACAATCGAAGCAACCACATTGCG ATCCCGGAGAATTTCCGTTCAGTGAGTGAAACAACATTGCGTGAATTCTTTAAATCATtgcaacaaaacaaagataCGGAACAATCGTGGAAAAAAGCCATCTACAAGATTATCGCCCGTCTTGACGATAATGTACCCGAGTATTTTAAGAATCCAAACTTTATGGAACAATTAGAATGA
- the pros gene encoding homeobox protein prospero isoform X1: MNRLASGEQVLNPFNHHRLSIANNVTNFTNSSPYASWIRPTTRSVLKHHHHQQQQQQQQPHNSFPLDSSSSIRNIVMPHHQNLHHHSGHHHQSSAAGSASSSLASSSSSSSLASNNNNKPVKMKRTRQRVDAGEPRNSYASIANFSSRGGYHGYNNHKYGSNSNNSGNHHHHHQQHHHHNQRMSNEASSAASNGNNLHANRLAGNSGSNNHNLNYHSMSDVAAMSQHHHQMSDMATSHHHHPSYNSGVCGNSNARKSVLRDSSSFYPGHRSSCATTDAIMEHQATLFQQLCQQSPMAAFMSANHHTPTPQTPMTTAAPGSNKSPPFPSSINTKFAGGQQHPSTTSSTTMMAAADQFNTTGTGYNQAAAFLTQLQSSMNPNNDNNMAMAANFLNNLQANEIAAAAAMANSSLFNANNVAAAAAFDAQLLRDILESGAAAAAAAAAAAVSTANNNITTNSLVAMQSNVESKDKTQLASSNEQSLHSSKHSYPLSTTNDASELNKSSRNGSVSTGNKHRFSVDDLDGCARNLLFDYIADPNINSINLMEQSCLGTSSTPSSTTIHDEHAINNDPTAAAAAGGGSEEKNRQRTDDDDQLAKQVDHQSHEANDYAVVYDDDPVKQAESSHTENNNDPKMIRATSLAESSGIDDNNNDDDDDDDDDDCRSEVVVTPTTADDDIERDGNLVKEERRITRGRPPLHSLHSNAVVTLSQQQTRSNQCTTTTVNNNSSLGSTSSSSTSSSSSSPSAEETISLDRFSSLSANRKQQQRDSNCDQDVVNDDYIENIQNNSIDRSNENLCSNMLLETVPNTNTTVTSINNRLRSQPMMKSDIDDDDDVETANGGHHPGGDDSNNKATTVTQSSMTTTNGPSAGIIINGCKKRKLYQPQQSSKMLNTSNGSIDTEDDMEDDDVGDGDVLDDDDDDDDDGDGDGDDDEEANSNKRRRRSLIGVEDITAGGATEAELDDEGYDESGIHQEQQHQQSLRQRPRSIEQQQKSSESNVNINNKELDLSSNNNININNNHNNNESQAVTGMTTTGRTLNNMNMENAQNSSSSASSKRARISDYERDLSKFQQQLFQKYTALQLYQQQQQSKANQSTNGRSSSTPSYNNNNPQRSSPVTNVMMMNTMMSMNNNNDNNNHSDCDMMQMFAAAAAADSFGGHISPSSSSHGQQQQQQLSTVSEKFCKIYDMDLFVETVTSQVIQSMTRIVANSIRSQLEAQQQQTQQQNHQRSSLKDQNHTTVPKLGATTDLLAQMLDAKYSRQIKMATSPNNNGHHKNGRDTAGSPFVMAAAASSLETSPINKPSSFVYPPNAGGYYGKQASGVYGRDTPVMMVNMNGVRDTTPASSASNVYGGRVVDTTAAVSPVMAAEQTEAISLVVGPAKKRRNKVTDSRLPVRTPTRITRNVNDDHIRETSSVSPPILTNYPAAAATANSLPVSLASLQHASEFFDPTTAAATINTSAKTFPFAEQAAAARLAGTLFNVDDVDQLKNSLTASTNGSSMNGAATGTDAVANAVAAAATAHHLRMFVASRASPDSMSGGYAGAVLSSYGRGSGTGSENGGDGSETNDTQSIYDPSMPMISFSNNQTARFHSNPLTDSMSLTSLHTSTLSPMHLRKAKLMFFYVRYPSSSILKMFFPDIKFNKNNTAQLVKWFSNFREFYYIQMEKYARQALSEGIKSADDLHVTDDCELLRVLNLHYNRSNHIAIPENFRSVSETTLREFFKSLQQNKDTEQSWKKAIYKIIARLDDNVPEYFKNPNFMEQLE, from the exons ATGAATCGTTTGGCTAGTGGTGAACAAGTGTTGAatccattcaatcatcatagatTGTCCATAGCCAACAACGTAACAAATTTTACAAACAGTTCACCGTACGCCTCTTGGATCCGTCCAACAACCCGAAGTGTCcttaaacatcatcatcatcaacaacaacaacaacaacagcagccgCACAACAGTTTCCCATTggattcatcgtcatcaatacGAAATATCGTTATGCCTCATCACCAGaatctacatcatcatagtgGACATCATCACCAGTCTTCGGCGGCCGGTTCAGCATCCTCATCATTggcttcatcatcttcatcatcttcgttagcatcgaacaataataataaaccggtcaaaatgaaacgaaCTCGACAACGTGTCGATGCTGGTGAACCACGTAATAGCTATGCTAGTATAGCCAATTTCTCATCACGCGGTGGTTACCAtggttataataatcataaatatggatccaacagcaacaacagtggtaaccatcaccaccatcatcaacaacatcaccatcataatcagCGAATGTCGAATGAAGCATCTTCAGCCGCATCAAATGGAAACAATCTTCATGCGAATCGTCTAGCTGGTAACAGTGGCAGCAATAATCACAATctcaattatcattcaatgtcCGATGTTGCCGCTATGAgccagcatcatcatcaaatgtcaGATATGGCTACATCACATCACCACCATCCATCATACAACAGTGGTGTTTGTGGCAATAGTAATGCTAGGAAAAGTGTGCTCagagattcatcatcattttaccCTGGCCACCGATCATCGTGTGCCACCACCGATGCAATCATGGAACATCAAGCCACTTTGTTTCAGCAATTATGTCAACAGAGTCCAATGGCTGCATTCATGTCGGCAAATCATCATACACCAACACCACAAACGCCGATGACCACAGCAGCACCAGGGTCAAATAAATCTCCACCATTTCCCTCATCTATCAACACCAAGTTTGCCGGTGGGCAACAACATCCTTCAACTACATCgtcaacaacgatgatggcGGCTGCAGATCAATTCAACACTACCGGTACTGGCTATAATCAAGCGGCTGCATTTCTAACGCAATTACAATCGTCAATGAATCCcaacaatgataacaatATGGCCATGGCAGCCAATTTCTTGAACAATCTACAGGCAAATGAAAttgcagcagcagccgctATGGCTAATTCCTCTTTGTTTAATGCAAATAATGTGGCTGCGGCTGCCGCTTTCGATGCTCAATTATTACGAGATATCCTCGAAAGTGGAGCTGCAGCCGCtgccgctgctgctgctgctgcagtTTCTACAGCGAATAACAACATCACTACGAATAGCCTGGTTGCAATGCAATCGAATGTAGAATCGAAAGATAAAACACAACTAGCGTCCAGCAATGAGCAATCACTACATTCATCCAAACATTCTTATCCATTGTCAACAACCAACGATGCTAGTGAACTGAACAAATCATCTCGTAATGGCTCTGTATCGACCGGAAATAAACACAGATTCAGTGTCGACGATCTAGATGGCTGTGCGAGAAACcttttatttgattatataGCCGATCCAAATATTAATTCGATCAATCTGATGGAACAATCTTGTCTTGGAACCTCATCGACcccatcatcaacgacaatcCACGATGAACACGCGATCAACAATGAtcctactgctgctgctgctgctggtggtggttcgGAAGAAAAGAATCGTCAACGAACAGACGACGACGATCAGCTAGCCAAGCAAGTGGATCACCAAAGCCATGAGGCCAATGATTATGCTGTTGTCTACGACGACGATCCAGTTAAGCAAGCCGAATCATCACATActgagaataataatgatcctAAGATGATAAGAGCTACAAGTCTTGCCGAAAGTAGTGGtattgatgacaacaacaacgacgacgacgatgatgatgatgatgatgattgtcgtaGTGAAGTGGTGGTTACACCAACAACagccgatgatgatatcgaacGGGACGGAAATCTGGTTAAGGAGGAGCGACGTATAACTCGTGGTCGACCTCCGTTACATTCATTACACAGCAATGCTGTTGTAACACTGTCACAACAGCAAACACGATCCAATCAATGTACGACGACAAcagtgaacaacaacagtagcTTAGGATCGACCTCctcttcatcaacatcatcatcgtcgtcatctcCATCGGCTGAGGAAACTATTTCTTTAG ATCGTTTTTCATCTTTGTCGGCAAACCGtaaacagcaacaacgagATTCGAATTGTGACCAAGACGTCGTCAACGACGATTACATAGAAAACATCCAAAATAATTCGATTGATCGTTCAAACGAAAACTTGTGTTCGAATATGCTATTGGAAACGGTGCCCAACACCAACACTACAGTAACCAGCATCAATAATCGACTAAGAAGTCAGCCAATGATGAAATccgatattgatgatgatgatgatgttgaaaccGCTAATGGTGGACATCATCCTGGTGGTGatgacagcaacaacaaagcCACCACAGttacacaatcatcaatgaccaCAACTAATGGACCTTCGGCaggtatcatcatcaatggttgCAAGAAACGCAAACTATATCAACCACAACAATCGAGCAAAATGCTCAACACAAGCAATGGCAGTATAGACACCGAAGACGATAtggaagatgatgatgtcggtgatggtgatgtacttgacgatgatgatgatgatgatgatgatggtgatggtgatggtgatgatgatgaggaagcTAATTCAAATAAACGTCGTCGACGATCATTGATCGGGGTCGAAGACATTACAGCTGGTGGTGCTACTGAAGCCGAACTAGATGATGAAGGATATGACGAGAGTGGTATACatcaagaacaacaacatcaacaatcgtTACGACAACGTCCGCGATCcatcgaacaacaacaaaagtcaAGTGAGTCAAATgtcaatattaataataaagaattgGATCTTTCATCCAATAACAACattaacatcaacaacaaccacaacaataaTGAGTCGCAAGCAGTCACTGGCATGACTACTACCGGACGTACATTGAACAATATGAACATGGAAAATGCACAGAATTCTTCATCGTCAGCAAGTAGTAAACGAGCTCGTATTTCGGATTATGAACGAGATTTGAgcaaatttcaacaacaactttttcaaaaatatacAGCCCTTCAACtctatcaacaacaacaacaatcaaaagcCAATCAATCGACAAATGGCCGATCGTCGTCAACGCcgtcatataataataataatccacaGCGTTCTAGTCCGGTTACCaatgtcatgatgatgaacacaaTGATgtcaatgaacaacaacaatgataataataaccacaGTGATTGTGATATGATGCAAATGTTTGCGGCTGCTGCAGCAGCAGATTCTTTTGGTGGTCAcatttcaccatcatcatcatcacatggacaacaacaacaacaacaattatcaacggtttcagaaaaattttgcaaAATTTACGATATGGATCTATTTGTGGAAACAGTCACATCACAAGTGATACAATCAATGACAAGAATTGTCGCCAATTCAATCCGATCACAATTGGAAgctcaacaacagcaaacacaacaacagaatcatcAGCGATCATCGTTAAAAGATCAAAATCATACTACAGTCCCCAAACTAGGAGCCACCACCGATCTTTTGGCTCAGATGTTAGACGCTAAATATTCACgtcaaatcaaaatggctACATCTCCCAACAACAATGGTCATCATAAGAATGGCCGTGATACAGCCGGTAGTCCGTTTGTGATGGCAGCCGctgcatcatcattggaaacTTCACCAATCAACAAACCATCATCGTTTGTGTATCCACCAAACGCTGGTGGATATTACGGCAAACAAGCAAGCGGTGTTTATGGTCGTGATACTCCAGTCATGATGGTCAATATGAACGGAGTTCGCGATACGACTCCCGCGTCATCAGCGTCCAACGTTTATGGTGGCCGAGTGGTGGATACAACTGCAGCTGTCTCACCGGTAATGGCCGCCGAACAAACCGAAGCCATTTCATTGGTGGTAGGACCAGCCAAAAAACGTCGAAACAAAGTTACCGATTCACGATTGCCAGTCCGTACACCTACCCGGATCACGCGTAACGTGAATGATGACCATATACGAGAAACATCGTCCGTAAGTCCACCCATATTGACCAATTATCCAGCCGCAGCTGCCACGGCCAACTCTTTACCGGTATCATTGGCTAGTCTTCAACATGCAAGCGAATTTTTCGATCCAACCACAGCGGCGGCCACTATCAATACGAGTGCAAAGACATTTCCGTTTGCTGAACAGGCAGCTGCTGCCCGTCTTGCTGGAACATTGTTCAATGTGGACGACGTTGATCAACTGAAAAACAGTCTGACTGCTTCGACCAATGGTTCTTCAATGAATGGTGCAGCTACCGGAACCGATGCCGTCGCTAATGCAGTAGCGGCAGCCGCTACTGCTCACCATTTACGTATGTTTGTCGCTAGTCGAGCTTCACCCGATTCGATGAGTGGTGGTTACGCTGGAGCAGTACTCAGTTCGTATGGTCGTGGTAGTGGAACCGGCAGTGaaaatggtggtgatggttcCGAAACAAATGATACACAATCCATCTATGATCCATCGATGCCAATGATATCCttttcaaacaatcaaacagctagatttcattcaaatccaTTAACCGATTCAATGTCCTTAACTTCTTTGCACACTAGTACTTTATCCCCTATGCATCTTAGGAAAGCCAAACTCATGTTTTTCTATGTCCGTTATCCCAGTTCATCGATactgaaaatgtttttcccagacatcaaattcaacaagaacaacaccGCACAATTGGTCAAATGGTTCTCCAATTTCCG CGAGTTTTACTACATTCAAATGGAGAAATACGCACGACAAGCATTGAGTGAAGGTATCAAAAGTGCCGATGATCTTCATGTCACTGATGATTGTGAATTATTACGTGTTCTGAACCTTCATTACAATCGAAGCAACCACATTGCG ATCCCGGAGAATTTCCGTTCAGTGAGTGAAACAACATTGCGTGAATTCTTTAAATCATtgcaacaaaacaaagataCGGAACAATCGTGGAAAAAAGCCATCTACAAGATTATCGCCCGTCTTGACGATAATGTACCCGAGTATTTTAAGAATCCAAACTTTATGGAACAATTAGAATGA